The following are encoded in a window of Streptomyces sp. 11x1 genomic DNA:
- a CDS encoding serine protease, with protein sequence MGELRADWRLRLRRGNARGPICGAGVLVDQNTVLTCAHVVRDPDAVMWVEFGENSEIEAVSARVPPGGWLAEGEGGEDVAVLRLDAPRPQARPARLETALWGGMEVSATGYAEGFDDGMSLWGRIGGVSGERVQLDAVTKAEVVRRGFSGAAVCTRPGEGGPARVVGLVVSWRGDMGELLPENNRLAFSYLIPVARIAELSPLVAELSTPYAWDHGFEERLARWFGDEYADEEPVKVTVVPPGSGKERSLRHLVHRADLVHRGGVSSRPDLADHALGHIAFPPGQYLAYWDWLLGTRPRPSGPAPGPAGGQRVTVLVDGLDEEAEPGPLIALLARLRTLGFRLLLVFRHEGGTGWNAARDELLAPALLTHADTLLARLERAEFSRVVRHGVVDSASLGSLTETAERRRGEFRLIDGGGGAGWGGWGGAGGGTGGGADPQQRLARLRELVRTLRADLRRIGERAPGGLT encoded by the coding sequence ATGGGGGAATTGCGTGCGGACTGGAGACTCCGGCTGCGGCGCGGGAATGCGCGGGGCCCCATCTGCGGCGCCGGGGTGCTCGTCGATCAGAACACCGTGTTGACCTGCGCGCATGTGGTGCGCGATCCGGATGCCGTGATGTGGGTGGAGTTCGGGGAGAACAGTGAGATCGAGGCGGTGTCCGCGCGTGTGCCGCCCGGCGGATGGCTCGCCGAGGGGGAGGGCGGTGAGGACGTCGCCGTACTGCGGTTGGACGCTCCCCGACCCCAGGCGCGGCCCGCCCGGCTGGAGACCGCGTTGTGGGGCGGGATGGAGGTCTCCGCCACCGGGTACGCGGAGGGCTTCGACGACGGGATGAGTCTGTGGGGGCGGATCGGCGGGGTCAGCGGTGAGCGCGTGCAGCTCGACGCCGTGACCAAGGCCGAGGTCGTGCGGCGGGGGTTCAGCGGGGCCGCCGTGTGCACCCGGCCCGGGGAAGGGGGGCCCGCGCGGGTCGTCGGGCTCGTCGTCAGTTGGCGGGGAGACATGGGCGAGTTGTTGCCGGAGAACAACCGGCTTGCGTTCTCGTATCTGATTCCCGTCGCGCGTATCGCCGAACTGTCCCCGTTGGTCGCCGAGTTGAGCACGCCGTATGCCTGGGACCATGGTTTCGAGGAGAGGCTGGCGCGGTGGTTCGGTGACGAGTACGCCGACGAGGAGCCGGTGAAGGTCACCGTGGTCCCTCCGGGGAGCGGGAAGGAACGGTCCCTGCGGCATCTCGTGCATCGGGCCGACCTCGTCCACCGGGGTGGCGTGTCCAGTCGGCCCGACCTCGCCGATCACGCACTGGGGCACATCGCCTTTCCGCCCGGGCAGTATCTGGCCTACTGGGACTGGCTCCTCGGGACCCGGCCGCGCCCGTCCGGGCCGGCGCCCGGCCCTGCGGGCGGGCAGCGGGTCACCGTCTTGGTCGACGGGCTCGACGAGGAGGCCGAGCCGGGGCCGTTGATCGCCCTCCTCGCCCGATTACGGACCCTTGGCTTCCGGCTGCTTCTGGTCTTCCGGCACGAGGGAGGCACCGGCTGGAACGCCGCCCGCGACGAACTTCTCGCGCCCGCGCTGCTCACCCACGCGGACACGTTGCTCGCCCGGCTGGAGCGGGCCGAGTTCAGCCGCGTGGTTCGGCACGGTGTGGTCGACAGTGCGTCGCTGGGCTCCCTCACCGAGACCGCCGAACGGCGCCGGGGCGAGTTTCGGCTGATCGACGGCGGTGGTGGGGCCGGATGGGGTGGTTGGGGTGGTGCGGGCGGCGGCACCGGTGGGGGCGCGGATCCGCAGCAGCGGCTGGCCCGGCTGCGGGAGTTGGTTCGCACCCTCCGCGCCGATCTGCGGCGCATCGGAGAGCGGGCACCCGGAGGTCTGACATGA
- a CDS encoding trypco2 family protein yields MSDTEPVGLAEAIGTVRAELARAQAEGAASDWRFSVEQVSLEFAVQFHRSGEGGAGLRLGVVEARLGGTVSHDTTHRIQVDLKPLPGPTGHHHEVGR; encoded by the coding sequence ATGAGCGATACCGAACCGGTCGGCCTGGCGGAGGCCATCGGCACGGTCCGCGCGGAACTGGCCCGGGCCCAGGCGGAGGGCGCGGCGAGCGACTGGCGGTTCAGCGTGGAGCAGGTCAGCCTGGAGTTCGCGGTCCAGTTCCACCGCTCCGGCGAGGGCGGCGCGGGCCTCCGCCTCGGCGTCGTCGAGGCCCGCCTGGGCGGCACGGTCAGCCACGACACCACCCACCGCATCCAGGTCGACCTGAAACCCCTCCCAGGCCCCACAGGCCACCACCACGAGGTAGGCCGCTGA
- a CDS encoding 4'-phosphopantetheinyl transferase superfamily protein, protein MHTWLVDLDANEPVWASEGALTEAERRRGAHFADTLLARRYLRSRLAVRHLLGERLRVPPAELRIAYLPGGKPYLPDHAGLHISWSRSEGLLLLGASGSGPIGVDIEWQRPVPTPLDVLATVYPDLPAAAGPESFLPAWTLLEAAVKATGRGLLRGARDVDLLFAATGEVALRGIRGQGPDAWSGRTNVLPARGGAPAAVVAVVVQGEVARMITPCGGMDRHDAAVCGHHGGGHTPPGCDRLRCTRNFVEIA, encoded by the coding sequence GTGCATACATGGCTGGTGGACCTGGACGCGAACGAACCGGTCTGGGCAAGTGAGGGCGCCCTGACGGAGGCGGAGCGGCGGCGCGGTGCCCATTTCGCGGACACGCTCCTGGCACGCCGTTACCTGCGTTCCCGGCTGGCCGTGCGCCATCTACTGGGGGAGCGGCTGCGCGTTCCGCCGGCTGAGTTACGCATCGCGTATCTGCCGGGCGGTAAGCCGTATCTGCCGGACCACGCGGGGCTGCACATCAGCTGGTCGCGTTCGGAGGGCCTGCTGCTGCTCGGGGCGTCCGGCAGCGGGCCCATCGGCGTGGACATCGAGTGGCAGCGGCCGGTGCCGACTCCACTGGACGTCCTCGCCACCGTCTACCCCGATCTTCCGGCCGCCGCCGGCCCCGAGTCGTTCCTCCCCGCGTGGACGCTCCTGGAGGCGGCGGTCAAGGCGACTGGCCGCGGCCTGCTCCGCGGCGCACGAGATGTTGATCTTCTGTTCGCGGCCACTGGTGAGGTCGCCCTGCGCGGCATCCGCGGCCAAGGACCGGACGCCTGGTCCGGCCGTACGAATGTGCTGCCCGCGCGGGGCGGCGCACCCGCGGCTGTCGTAGCCGTCGTCGTCCAGGGCGAGGTGGCCAGGATGATCACGCCTTGCGGTGGGATGGACCGGCACGACGCAGCTGTGTGCGGTCATCATGGAGGTGGACATACACCGCCCGGATGCGATCGTTTGCGATGCACGAGGAACTTTGTAGAGATTGCATAA
- a CDS encoding C45 family peptidase produces the protein MTVGGGIPFIRASGDPFTVGRAHGEALAGPLRAFLDDSLCRLNKVMPEPVTQDGLLPSIAAYRAAVAAALPDQAEEVAGLASGAGITEDEAWLLQLRREIMGYRKVPTAGDCTTYARTARSSPVLAQTIDLNGDLDDYIGVLEIACGDSPRRSLVLSFGGLLGYLGLNSDGLAVGLNLVLGGEWRPGVPPYLAIRHLLDTARDVTEALEILRTLPLASSRTLVLCDRERAVCVEVLGDELRTIEDAEVAHTNHFLHPDFVPGDEINVFARNSSVRRLKAAATGLGELPPGAGPEEHFALLSQSPIRVPDRGDIRAERTVAAVVLLPDRGELHVRPGDPALSRTQVFSL, from the coding sequence ATGACCGTGGGCGGGGGCATCCCCTTCATCCGCGCGTCCGGTGACCCCTTCACTGTCGGACGCGCTCATGGCGAGGCCCTCGCCGGTCCGCTTCGCGCGTTCCTCGACGACTCGCTCTGCCGCCTGAACAAGGTCATGCCGGAGCCGGTCACCCAGGACGGACTGCTGCCGTCGATCGCCGCCTACCGGGCGGCGGTCGCGGCGGCCCTGCCGGACCAGGCGGAGGAGGTCGCGGGCCTCGCCTCCGGCGCCGGGATCACCGAGGACGAGGCCTGGCTGCTCCAGCTGCGCCGGGAGATCATGGGCTACCGCAAGGTGCCGACGGCGGGCGACTGCACGACGTACGCCCGCACTGCCCGTAGCTCTCCGGTGCTCGCGCAGACCATCGACCTCAACGGCGATCTGGACGACTACATCGGAGTCCTGGAGATCGCCTGCGGTGACTCGCCCCGCCGCTCGCTCGTCCTCAGCTTCGGTGGCCTGCTCGGGTATCTGGGCCTCAACAGCGACGGCCTCGCGGTCGGCCTCAACCTGGTCCTGGGCGGCGAGTGGCGCCCAGGAGTGCCGCCCTACCTTGCGATCCGCCATCTCCTGGACACGGCACGGGACGTCACCGAGGCCCTGGAGATCCTGCGCACCCTGCCACTCGCCAGCTCCCGCACGCTCGTGCTGTGCGACCGGGAACGCGCAGTCTGCGTGGAGGTCCTCGGGGATGAGCTCAGGACCATCGAGGACGCGGAGGTGGCGCACACGAACCACTTCCTGCATCCCGATTTCGTACCGGGTGACGAGATCAACGTCTTCGCCCGCAATTCGTCGGTCCGCAGGTTGAAGGCAGCCGCCACCGGACTCGGCGAACTGCCCCCCGGGGCCGGCCCGGAGGAGCACTTCGCGCTGTTGTCCCAGTCTCCGATCCGTGTACCGGACCGGGGAGACATCCGCGCCGAACGCACCGTCGCCGCCGTCGTTCTGCTGCCCGACCGCGGTGAGTTGCACGTACGCCCCGGCGACCCGGCACTGTCACGGACACAGGTTTTCAGCCTGTAG
- a CDS encoding GNAT family N-acetyltransferase, whose product MTWTQNAAAVLENEHVQLRPVVEADRENVRAVAMDPDIWRYFVSAVETDADFTKFFDACLADQAAGRRVVYVITDRASGRVAGSMSYGNMAEADARLEIGWSWLGRDFRGQGINRWAKYLLLEHAFDTLGAERVEFKTDILNTQARRGLRNIGAVEEGTLRSFNYMPGGRRRDAIFYSVLRAEWPRVKQELATKPKVSQLDAVG is encoded by the coding sequence GTGACCTGGACACAGAACGCGGCAGCGGTCCTGGAGAACGAGCATGTCCAGCTGCGACCGGTCGTCGAGGCCGACCGCGAGAACGTACGGGCCGTGGCCATGGACCCCGACATCTGGCGCTACTTCGTCTCCGCCGTGGAGACCGACGCCGACTTCACGAAGTTCTTCGACGCCTGCCTCGCCGACCAGGCGGCCGGCCGCCGCGTCGTCTACGTCATCACCGACCGGGCGAGCGGCCGCGTCGCGGGCAGCATGAGCTACGGCAACATGGCCGAGGCCGACGCCCGCCTGGAGATCGGCTGGTCCTGGCTGGGCCGTGATTTCCGGGGCCAGGGCATCAACCGCTGGGCCAAATACCTGCTGCTGGAACACGCCTTCGACACGCTCGGTGCCGAGCGGGTCGAGTTCAAGACCGACATCCTCAACACCCAGGCCCGTCGCGGCCTGCGCAACATCGGGGCCGTCGAGGAAGGCACCCTGCGCAGCTTCAACTACATGCCCGGGGGGCGCCGCCGCGACGCGATCTTCTACAGCGTGCTGCGCGCCGAATGGCCGCGCGTCAAACAGGAGCTCGCCACCAAGCCGAAGGTCTCCCAGCTGGACGCCGTCGGATGA
- a CDS encoding acyl carrier protein: protein MRPDIESAARDNLSAVLNPPVSPDGLDLDADMAGTYGLTSLNKVLFLTEVCEATDVDLANFTEHDLAEMRTLRSVAEALTRHTNKVA from the coding sequence ATGCGGCCTGACATCGAAAGCGCGGCCAGGGACAACCTCTCCGCGGTGCTCAACCCGCCCGTCAGCCCCGACGGCCTCGACCTCGACGCGGACATGGCCGGCACCTACGGCCTGACCTCCCTCAACAAGGTCCTCTTCCTGACCGAGGTGTGCGAGGCGACCGACGTCGACCTCGCCAACTTCACCGAACACGATCTCGCCGAGATGCGCACCCTGCGCAGCGTCGCCGAGGCTCTGACCCGACACACGAACAAGGTGGCCTGA
- a CDS encoding AMP-binding protein: MTDHSTLNLIVSTSPIRGRISFARLDGTRTIGLPELYEMSGRLARRLRERGIGPGDRIGILAANSLEWVLLDLAALRLKAETAGFEPGKFDPDDQLTERYGVTLLFTDRQTNAPGTLPISEVRALAEEPDDPGAEPLPLVTWAPREVTTIKFTSGSTGTPKGLGATAGSIDSSLASVQEIFEHKPGDDLFVFLPLSLLQQRYWIYSALAHGHDVTISTYEAAFAALRRARPTVVMGVPAFYETAKRQIETRLRRPGVTESLQQAAQRVFGDRVRYLWTGSAPAAQTMLRFFTEAGLPIYEGYGLNETCIVTKNHPEASREGSVGKVLRGKEVLIDEDGVISVRSDHPVGYAYAYAGPGDSERVFGPDGTVRTGDLGYLDKDGFLFIRGRADDVIVLDNGKKVIVRPIEESMRTSPAIAECVLFCPAQTDLIAVVSPAEVPPDREAIAAQLALTNASLTKDEQISRVVVSEMPFSIEGGLLTSQYKPKRQQIFEAHRAEIHDSKEGIHAA, from the coding sequence GTGACCGACCACTCGACGCTCAACCTCATCGTCTCCACCTCGCCGATCCGCGGACGCATCTCCTTCGCCCGGCTCGACGGCACCCGCACCATCGGCCTGCCGGAGCTGTACGAGATGTCCGGTCGGCTGGCCAGGCGGCTCCGGGAGCGTGGCATCGGACCGGGCGACCGGATCGGCATCCTGGCTGCCAACAGCCTGGAATGGGTGCTGCTCGACCTTGCGGCACTGCGCCTGAAGGCTGAGACCGCAGGCTTCGAACCCGGCAAGTTCGACCCCGACGACCAGCTCACTGAGCGCTACGGCGTCACGCTGCTGTTCACCGACCGGCAGACGAACGCCCCCGGGACCCTGCCGATCAGCGAGGTCCGCGCCCTCGCCGAGGAGCCGGACGACCCCGGCGCGGAGCCCCTTCCCCTCGTCACCTGGGCACCGCGCGAGGTGACGACCATCAAGTTCACCTCGGGCAGCACCGGTACGCCCAAGGGGCTGGGCGCGACCGCCGGAAGCATCGACAGCTCACTGGCCTCGGTGCAGGAGATCTTCGAGCACAAGCCGGGCGACGACCTGTTCGTCTTCCTGCCGCTGTCCCTGCTCCAGCAGCGCTACTGGATCTACTCCGCGCTCGCCCACGGCCACGACGTCACCATAAGCACCTACGAGGCGGCCTTCGCGGCGCTGCGCCGCGCCCGGCCCACCGTCGTCATGGGCGTACCCGCCTTCTACGAGACGGCCAAACGGCAGATCGAGACACGGCTGCGCCGCCCGGGCGTCACAGAGTCCCTCCAGCAGGCCGCCCAGCGCGTGTTCGGCGACCGTGTCCGCTATCTGTGGACCGGTTCCGCGCCCGCCGCGCAGACGATGCTGCGCTTCTTCACCGAGGCCGGGCTGCCGATCTACGAGGGCTACGGGCTCAACGAGACCTGCATCGTCACCAAGAACCACCCCGAGGCCAGCCGCGAGGGCAGTGTCGGCAAGGTGCTGCGCGGCAAGGAAGTGCTGATCGACGAGGACGGCGTCATCAGCGTGCGCAGCGACCACCCCGTGGGTTACGCCTACGCCTACGCCGGCCCCGGCGACTCCGAGCGGGTCTTCGGCCCCGACGGCACCGTACGCACCGGCGACCTCGGGTACCTCGACAAGGACGGCTTCCTCTTCATCCGCGGCCGGGCCGACGACGTCATCGTCCTCGACAACGGCAAGAAGGTCATCGTCCGGCCGATCGAGGAGAGCATGCGCACCAGCCCGGCCATCGCCGAGTGTGTGCTGTTCTGCCCCGCGCAGACCGACCTCATCGCCGTCGTCTCCCCAGCCGAGGTGCCCCCCGACCGAGAGGCCATCGCCGCCCAACTCGCCCTGACCAACGCCTCGTTGACCAAGGACGAACAGATCAGCAGGGTGGTCGTCAGCGAGATGCCGTTCAGCATTGAGGGCGGCCTGCTCACCTCCCAGTACAAGCCGAAACGCCAGCAGATCTTCGAGGCCCACCGGGCCGAGATCCACGACAGCAAGGAAGGCATCCATGCGGCCTGA